AATTTTGTAAATTGTCATTTTAGATAAATTGATACATTTTGAGTGAAGTATTACGACATATCCATACTTGTAGTTTAATTGTGTGCACTCTATTTTTTATATAACAATACCACTACACATATAATTTTTTTGATATATGAAATTTATCATCGTAAGTGCCATGCTGTGGGCTGTTTATGCTATTGTAGTTACTAAGAGTGGAGTTAGGACCCAGAATCCATTTTAATAAAATATAAATAGAAATTTCTAATAATAGATACAATAAGCACTAGATTTAACATGGGGATGAAGAAACTACAACAACCAATAAATTCAATACTTTGTGGCCAAATATTGATTCATGATGTTATAAAATAATGCAACAAGAGATGATATAACTTACGCTTAGGTTGCAACTAATACCTATTAAACTCACAATGGTTCAATGCAACAATGAAAATACATAGATATGAGTATCTAAAGGGTGTGTCTCTATGGCAGGTACCTGCCGGTTTGCTTTTCCAtcagtcatcttcaacctccagcctCCTCCTCGCGCCCCTTCTTCCTTGCGCCCCACCCttgccttcttcctcctcgtgcCCCACCCCCGCCTGCATCGCCATCGGCCGTGcccgcctcctcgtcctcgcccCCACCGCTGCCCACCGCCCCGCTGCGGCGCACTAGGGTTTCGCCGGAGCTCCGGAGGAACCATAGCGCGCCTACGACAGCTACCttcttcccctcctcctccttcttccgcggcgagctccggccATGGACACCCCTGTCCTGATCTAGCTCGGCCGCCTCCACCGTCACTAAGACCCTAAGCCGCCCTCCCACCATCTCCACCGCCTGGCCGGCCTGCCTCCCCCAAGCCCTTCTCTTCTAAGCCTgccggagttggggaagaagagagggagagtcgGAGCCTAACACCGATGTCATCTCTTATTTGTCTCCGGCGCAGTTGGGCGCGGGCACGGCGCATGGGAGGAGGTGGGTGAGTGATGCAATTGCAAAATTTCAGGTGAATGCAATGGAGTAAATCTGGTATATAAATGGGTATTGGGTTACAAAATGAATACATGCACATATAGAGAATAAATAATCAGTTTTGATTACTTGTTTGTGCTAAATTTATTCACTAAAATTTCAATGTTTATATATATAGTACAAGTTCCTCGAGCACGAATTGATGAGCCAGTACAATAAATATGTACCACGATACACGCAACATAGCCGGCGATTTATGAGGTTTGGTGCATCTAACACATGTAGAATAGTCATCTTAGGTGTAAAGTTTGGCAGGGCAGTTCAGCTATCTGCGATCTTTGTCCATCTGGTTCTCCAAACTCCGCGTCTGGGCAAACCGATCAACTACTATTATCTAAACTAGCACTAGTAGGATCCGACTGGAAGCCACCATTACGCATAATTATAACATAAACCTACTGGTAATCCTCCCTGTTTTCTTCCTTGCTGTAATGTAACACGCAGCCACCAATTCCTTCCCCTTCCAAGTTATTCTAGGCCAGAACCAGAAGAATACATATGGTTCCATATACAGCCTTTTATTGACACAAAAATGCAATTGCAAGAATATCATCATCGGTAATGGCAACGACGCCGGCACCGCAAGCCGCATCGCGGGTCTCCTCCGGGCGCCGGCTCATATTTGGCAAGCCAACAAAAGGTGTAAGATTGCGTGGTGTGAAGAGCTTTGGCAATGGCGGCGCGTACGGCAGGCGTGTCGCGGTGGAACCTGTCAATGGCGACGTCAGGCCGAACGGCGCAGCAGCGGTGGCCGAAGTCCGGCAAGTGCCCGCACCGCCACCGGCGGCGTCCGTGGAAGGCGACGACAGCGATGCCTTCCGGCTCGGTAAGTTTGTGGAAGGGAGGCTCGTGTACAGGCAGCCGTTTGTGATCAGATCCTACGAGATCGGGCCTGACCGGACTGCCACCATGGAGACCCTCATGAACCTCTTGCAGGTGCGTGCGAAAACACATTTATTCAGTCTTAATCCACTGTTACATGTATATATGCATCTCAATCTCACTGTATGTGTATGATCGCCATTCGCCCAATCCTCTCTGTCTACTTCTTCTGCCATGGTCTGAAGATTGCCCAGCAAATCTGATATCTGTGCAGGAGACAGCACTGAACCATGTGATGTGCTCTGGGCTTGCTGGAGACGGTTTCGGTGCGACACGGCAGATGAGCCTCAGGAAGCTCATCTGGGTCGTCACAAGAATCAACATCCAGGTCGACAAGTACAGCAGATGGTAACTACTGCACAtacagaaattaaaaaaaaaaactgatcttGGTGATCATCAGTCATGTTTATCTACTGGGTTTCACTTCACATGCTCCTCTTGATTGATAATGACAGGGGAGATGTGGTGGAAACAGACACCTGGGTGGCGTCGTCAGGGAAGAACGGCATGCGCAGGGACTGGATCATCTGCGACCGCAACACCAAGAACATGATTGCAAGAGCTACAAGGTAATGACAAATCTCCCAGTACATTGCAGGTTACCGCTGCGAATCAGTACTGGATGTAACAAGCTGGAAATGTAATGGATCAACTAATGTTTTTTGTGCAGCAACTGggtgatgatgaacagagagacCCGGAGGCTGTCTAAGATCCCCGACGAGGTCAGGCAGGAGGTGCTTCCCTTCTACCTGGACAGGAGCATCATCACTGCCCATGCCACCGGCGGCGATCGCAAGATCGAAAAGCTCACCGACTCGACGGCGGAGCACATAAGATCAGGACTAGCAGTAAGAACCAGAACACCTCTCTCTCTGCACATGCTCGTTCAGAGATTCTCATTCCATTTGGTTCTGAACTGAACTTTGTTCCCTTCAGCCCAGGTGGAGCGACATGGATGTCAACCAGCACGTGAACAACGTCAAGTACATCGGTTGGATCCTCGAGGTAGTTTACTCTGGTCAGCCTGACACAGCTCTGCAGCTCAAACCACCTCTGAATGATATGATGCAGTTCTTTTTTAGAGTTTATATGAATTATGATGCAGTTCTGACTGCTGGAGACCTGAATGCAGAGTGTGCCGCTGGACGTGCTGGAAGATTACCACCTGACGAGCATCACGCTAGACTACCGCCGGGAGTGCCGTCAGTCGCAGCTGCTCGAGTCACTCACCAGCATGACCATGAGCTCGTCGCCACctgccgagccgccgccgccgccgccgccgttggcgTCGAGCCTGTGCGGCTCCGACCTGCACAGCACGCACCTGATACGGCAGCAGGATGACAAAGCCGAGATAGTCAGGGCTTGTGCGGAATGGCGTCGCAAGGAGCATCGAGGGTCGATGGAACAGCTCTGACATTCATTTATGCTTAGATTCTTCGTCCTTTTGATCGATCTGATTTCTGCTTGGATGTGAGAtgtcatgtttgattccaaattTTCCAACTCAATGAATAAGGGGATTTGTCTGTGGGGCAGATTAGTGCTGTAATTCAGTTTTGTTAAGTCTAATTATGTTTGTGCTATCTTTTCTGGAAGATAAAAATTGAGTTTTGAAGAAAATAGAGTACTATAGATCTAGACTTTTTTTAGCAAAacgattaataaaaaaataaatacaagttacttaggTGGCATGATTTATGCCAACCCAAAGAATAGGGATTCAAAAGTCAGACATACAAAATAAATGTCTCTTGAACAAATGATTTTTCAAGTTGTATAATGAACAACAGGGTTTGGTAAGAGCTTTTATAAACATCAAATATGTTAAAGATAAAACTCTTTCGCAAATTTATAAGCAAGGAGGTGATTCTCACTTTTGAATTCTTGTGGGTGTTAAAGAGATTTTTTTTTGAGGCTGGGATTTTGAAATTATAGGATGGCAACTAAATCAGGTTCTAGAAGATATTATATCGCCAATCATCCTTAAAAATCTCATACCCACTTTTGTATAACATAGCACGTAGCAAACTTGCAAAGGATACATAGGTACTAAGCATAACGCTGCTTAATGTATCTTTTGTGAGGTCATTAGTGGGCAATAAACTTATAGAGTGGGAAAACCTTGTTGCCACAGTGGCTAATATAAATCTGAAACCAGAGCCTGCCATGTTTCCTTAGCGCATGCATAAGAATGGTATCTTCTCTATTAGTTCTATGTATAAATCCCCAGTCCATAATGGATGTGTCATAAATCTATACataataataaagagacaaaatttctcTCCATCCCTTAACTAACTTTTTGAATGTGGAAAACAACCTATAGTCCCTCTCTTTATATAACTTGGAATActaatccaattagatctctccGATTTCGGGtgaataggaatcttaatccaaataaaaaatataataatatgaaCAATTAGGAATCTTTATCCAATTAGATCTCTCTGACTCCGAGTACCAGgaataggaatcttaatccaaatGCAAAAATATAAGAATAGAAATCTAATAAAGAGAAAGGAAGGGTAGAATTTCTTTGTTTcgtttcttttctgttctttttttacTTTTTCTGGTTTGTCTGTTTTTAAATGCTCCGAGTACGTGTATCTTTAGGTTCTGATTTGGATGCTTTTTATTTGGCTCCGAATATGCTCTGATTTTTTCCGTGGCTATTTTCTAGAGTACATTTCAATTTTTGTCATGACTATTTTTTACTTGGATTTGAGTATGTTCAGATTTTCTTCTCGTGGTTGTTTTTAACACTAGCTCGACTTTTCTGATTTTGTTTTCATTGTTTTTCATGGTTTTCTCCACCTAGTTTTTTCTGTTCtataataaatataataagaataaaaacaaataataaataagaGACCACAGCCATTTTTTATCTTTGACTCCGTAAGAAACAAAGATTTTTACCACTAAGTTAATTTAATTTTTGACTCGAACTCATGACCCATGCTACAACTCACTCTCGTCCAATAATGATATGATTTCTTATTTCAATACGTATTggatcccgttgcaacgcacgggcatgtttgctagtaaATATAAAGGGCTACGATCCGGTTGAGGTTCCAGCCGATCAAAATACAAAACCAATTCTGTTGTCGAGCTAatcgaaaaacatatatggatCACCTCGTTTGTAGTCTAgatgaattaattatgaattttggAAGCTTTTTGCCTGGCCGTAGGAACCAGCTTAGCTGACTTTGGCAGGTCTAGAACGGATTTGGAACGCGTTTCAATGTGATTTGGAAGGGTTTCGACTTCTTGAGGGATAAGGTCACCCCCACCTTATAAATATAAGGGCCACGACCGATTAAGGTGCCCAACATACACAATCGACAAAAACCAAtctactcctctctctctctttttgcccTAATCTATCTCCCAACTCTATGTTGTTGTTCATCGCTTGATCGAacgaccaaggatggcgccctaggcttgTTGGCCGACCTATGGCAACTCGACGATgtccttgccctgacggggtccctcccgggcgagagcttCGATGGTTGCTTTGCTAGTTTGCCCAAAAACTAGCCATTCCTCATCACATAAGCACGATTATTGGTTATTCTTTGGTGATTTTCTCGTAAACCTCGCCGTTCTTCACCACATAAGTGTGATATCCTCGCTGCCCTAGGGCTTTTCTTGGTCTCAACCTGAGAAAGTCGGCTAGACCGATTCCCCAAATCGGCTAAGCCGGTTTTGGCTGAATCACGCTGCCTCGATCTGTTTGCAACCCATGCGATCTAGCACTTGTGGTGTGTGACCTATCTTTGCATCAACAAGATCAATTAGGCCAATTTGAAGCCTGACCTTCACCGATAGATCTTGAGAACACCTCCCGAAAAGACCCACTAGGGAGATGCATGATGAGATTGTCCTAGGGTCAGCAAGGACACCTAGAACATTGTCAAATCTCACGGAGAGATGCATTGAACAACAGGAGATTGAAAAACTACGATAAAAGGGGTAATAGATATATGTAAAAAAGATTAATTGGATGTTGGATAACTCAATCAGCCATGATCCTCATGTATAGTGTAGCTCGTTGGACTGATCAAGGACCATGTATCTGTGATAGTAAGATGTGGACATATTTGTAGATACAACTTGTCATGTATGGGTGTGGCAAGCCAAGTACTTTGTTGCGACCAGTTTTCCCATGGATTCAGCAGCGAGGTGTAGCACGCGGTAGCTACACTAAGCTAGTACGCTGGTTCACGTTCAAATCAGTTCATTTTTTTCGAAGGGAAGGGGGACTTATATTAAATCTTGGTATAGTACATCCCCAAATTACACATGAAAAATctgaaataaaaaatacataatgtTCTATCTAGATTCTTCCATCGTCTTCTTCCCCTAATGGCTTTCCTTGAACATCAGGAGCCAAAGTGCAGTCCTTATATCCAAATCCAACGACCAACCCcaaaagattggagatgccacaagATTCCACACTTCGAAACTAGTCCAAAA
Above is a genomic segment from Miscanthus floridulus cultivar M001 chromosome 3, ASM1932011v1, whole genome shotgun sequence containing:
- the LOC136545759 gene encoding palmitoyl-acyl carrier protein thioesterase, chloroplastic-like, with translation MATTPAPQAASRVSSGRRLIFGKPTKGVRLRGVKSFGNGGAYGRRVAVEPVNGDVRPNGAAAVAEVRQVPAPPPAASVEGDDSDAFRLGKFVEGRLVYRQPFVIRSYEIGPDRTATMETLMNLLQETALNHVMCSGLAGDGFGATRQMSLRKLIWVVTRINIQVDKYSRWGDVVETDTWVASSGKNGMRRDWIICDRNTKNMIARATSNWVMMNRETRRLSKIPDEVRQEVLPFYLDRSIITAHATGGDRKIEKLTDSTAEHIRSGLAPRWSDMDVNQHVNNVKYIGWILESVPLDVLEDYHLTSITLDYRRECRQSQLLESLTSMTMSSSPPAEPPPPPPPLASSLCGSDLHSTHLIRQQDDKAEIVRACAEWRRKEHRGSMEQL